The following proteins are encoded in a genomic region of Comamonas resistens:
- the dnaN gene encoding DNA polymerase III subunit beta translates to MIVLKATQDKVLAVLQSVAGIVERRHTLPILANVLIKKTGNALQLTTSDLEIQIRTTAELGGDTGDFTTTIGARKLIDILKTMPGDQTVSLETQQAKMILKGGKSRFTLQTLPAEDFPLVQESAAFGPAFSVPQKVLKDLLGQVSFSMAVQDIRYYLNGILFVAEGKQLSLVATDGHRLAWASATLDVEVPIKQEVILPRKTVLELQRLLSDASGENQPVIEMQFANNQAKFTFGGMEFVTKLVEGKFPDYNRVIPKNHTNSVTLGRAPLLASLQRTAIMTSDKFKGVRLSVEPGTLRVASNNAEQEEAMDELDIDYGGDTIEIGFNVTYLIDVLSNMNQDMVKIDLQDGNSSALITIPEIDSFKYVVMPMRI, encoded by the coding sequence ATGATCGTCCTGAAAGCCACACAAGACAAAGTTCTAGCGGTCCTGCAATCAGTGGCCGGCATTGTCGAGCGCCGCCACACCTTGCCCATCCTGGCCAATGTGCTGATCAAGAAGACAGGCAATGCGCTGCAGCTGACCACCAGCGACCTGGAAATCCAGATCCGCACCACGGCCGAGCTGGGCGGCGACACGGGAGACTTCACCACCACCATCGGTGCCCGCAAGCTGATCGACATCCTGAAGACCATGCCCGGCGACCAGACCGTGAGCCTGGAGACCCAGCAAGCCAAGATGATTCTCAAGGGTGGCAAGAGCCGCTTCACGCTGCAGACCCTGCCAGCCGAGGACTTCCCCCTGGTGCAGGAGTCGGCCGCCTTCGGCCCCGCGTTCAGCGTGCCCCAGAAGGTGCTCAAGGACCTGCTGGGCCAGGTTTCTTTCTCCATGGCCGTACAGGACATCCGCTATTACCTGAACGGCATTCTGTTTGTCGCCGAAGGCAAGCAGCTGTCGCTGGTGGCCACCGACGGCCACCGTCTGGCCTGGGCCAGCGCCACGCTGGATGTGGAAGTGCCCATCAAGCAGGAAGTGATCCTGCCGCGCAAGACCGTGCTGGAGCTGCAACGCCTGCTGTCCGACGCCAGCGGCGAGAACCAGCCCGTCATCGAGATGCAGTTCGCCAACAACCAGGCCAAGTTCACCTTTGGCGGCATGGAGTTCGTGACCAAGCTGGTCGAGGGCAAGTTCCCCGACTACAACCGTGTGATTCCCAAGAACCACACCAACAGCGTGACCCTGGGCCGCGCCCCGCTGCTGGCTTCGCTGCAGCGCACGGCCATCATGACCAGCGACAAGTTCAAAGGCGTGCGCCTGTCGGTCGAGCCCGGCACCTTGCGCGTGGCGTCCAACAACGCCGAGCAGGAAGAGGCCATGGACGAGCTGGACATCGACTACGGTGGCGACACCATCGAGATCGGCTTCAACGTCACCTACCTGATCGACGTGCTCTCCAACATGAACCAGGACATGGTCAAGATCGACCTGCAGGACGGCAACAGCTCGGCACTGATCACCATCCCCGAGATCGACAGCTTCAAGTACGTCGTGATGCCCATGCGCATCTGA